In Anthocerotibacter panamensis C109, the sequence TCATGAAAAGGTCGAACTTGCATATATACAACGCGTTTTTGAAGTGATGAATCACGCTAACTGGCACACTTACCAAGTCCTCACCAAACGTTCAGAGCGACTACTTGCCCTAAGCTCTGACCTGAACTGGATGCCCCATATCTGGATGGGAGTGAGCGTCGAAACCAGCCGCTACACCTATCGGATTGACCACCTGCGCCAGACCGGAGCGCACATAAAATTCCTCTCCCTCGAACCGCTTCTTGGCCCCCTACCTAACCTGGACTTGACCGATATTAATTGGGCTATCGTGGGAGGAGAATCTGGCCCAGGGGCTAGACCAATGGAAGAAGCCTGGGTCATAGACATTCAGAAGCAATGCGAAGCCGTTGCTGTAGATTTTTTCTTCAAACAGTGGGGAGGAGTGAACAAGAAGAAAACCGGGCGGGAATTAATGGGCCAAACCTGGAATGAAAGACCTAGCACCACACAACTCGCCATACTTTGAAAACTCTTAATTCATGGCTCTGCAAGAAAGCCGCTATCTCAACCGCTCTTCCCATCAGGTCCACCAAGCATAAGGACAAGCACACCCCATCGATAGGTTCCCGTGACCGAAAGCCATAATAGCCAATAAGGGTCTGTTACAGCAGGCCAACAGCTGCCACGGTAATTGCTAACCTTGGTTTGATAGGAGAATCAAGCCATGACCACTCTCACTGCGCAACCATCCAGCACCGAGGCCCCTGGCTCAAGGGTAATCCTGGAGGGCATCTCTTGGCGGACATACCTGACTCTCCTAGAAGAACTCGGCGACCATCGCGCCTCCCGACTGGTCTATGACAACGGCATCCTGGAAATCACTATGCCCACAGGACTCCACGAGATCATTGCCCGCCTCCTTGACCATATGATTACTGCGCTCGCCGATGAGCTAGACGTTATTATCCAGTTTTACGGCTGCACTACCCTCAATCGAGAAGACCTCGCCAAGGGCGTAGAGCCCGACTGCTGCTACTACATCCAAAACCTCCGTGGTCCCGGCAGCCGCAGCCTGGATCTGCTCACTGACCCCCCGCCTGACCTAGCTGTAGAAGTGGACTTTACCAGTTCCTCAAGTCACAAGATGAGTGTTTACCTCAGCCTGGGCGTTCCTGAAGTCTGGCAATACACACAACAGCGGGGCGTGGTCATTTTTCAACTGAAGGAGAAGGGCTATGTCGCGTGCGAATATAGTCCCAGCTTCCCTCTTGTTTCTGGCGTAGTGTTGACAGAATTTCTGAATCGGGTTGTCACTGAGCAGGGAGATAACCTGATTATCCGGGCATTCCGTCAATGGGTGCGAGAACAACATTCACCCCAGAAGTAATACCATTTTCCTGGAGGTATGCACGACTTGAACCGCTGAAACCCTCGTGGAGACTGGATCTATTTCGTGCGCTATGAACAATATTCGGGAGTTCCACATCCAGCTCGCTTGTCAGGAATTCGAGGTCGGCTCAACTTACCGACTGGAATACTTCCCAACGCTATGCAAACCGTAGTAACTTCGATCAGTCTCGCGTCGATCAGCATCATCTAGGCGCTGGTCGTGTGCAATCATTGATTCAGCGGGCTAAGGGGGACGGCTTGTTATGACAGTACCTAATACGACATTCGATGGCATCCTGCCGACGCTCACCGCAATTTTCGAGCGTCATAGGGAAGCATCAAAAAAACTAGGACGAATCCTGATCAACCGTGATCTGAACGGACGTATCCGCCTGATCCTCGACGAAAAATATGAGCATGACCAATCGGGTGGTCAGGAAGCCAAAACACTCGCCCAGGAAATTGCCCTTAAGCTTGGCCCTCATGCATTTCCTGCTGAACAAAGCCTGCTGTTCGAACCGGATTTCGATCAAGTCTTCGAGCGTGAAATTACATTTCCGTTGGAGGAATTCGATCATATTTTTGTCGTTGACCGATTGGCTACTGAGTCGAATTGGTCCACAATCGAACCGCTCTCGGAAAATTGCCCAAGGATTGTTTTTTACTCGATCAAAGGTGGTGTCGGACGTTCGACAGCATTGGCTATATCAGCTTGGGCTATGGCTGAGCAGGGCAAAAAGGTTCTTGTGCTTGACTTAGACCTCGAATCTCCGGGTTTGTCTTCTGCCTTGCTGCCTGAAGACCGCCGTCCGACATATGGCATCACTGACTGGCTTGTAGAAGACTTGGTAGATAACGGGGATGTTATATTTCAGGACATGGTCGCCACCAGTAATTTATCTCGGCAGGGTGAGATCTGGGTTGTACCAGCATACGGTACCGATCCGGGTGAATACATTTCTAAACTGAGCCGTGTATGGATGCCTAAGTTTAAGAACGATGGTGCTAAAGAACCCTGGTTTAAGCGCTTAGCACGACTGATAGGATCCCTTGAGCTACGTTTGAAGCCGGATGTTGTACTCATCGACAGCCGCGCCGGGATTGACGAGATTGCTTCGACTATTGTCACCGACCTTGGTGCTTCCCTGATTTTGATGTTTGCCATCAATGGTTCTCAGACTTGGAGTGGTTACCATATTCTTTTTGAACATTGGCGTAAGACCGGAGGTGTGCGCAATCTCCGTAAACAATTGCAGATCGTCGCTGCGATGGTTCCAGAAGTGGGTGCCACCGGCTATTTCACCTCCTTAGGTGAAAACGCATGGAATCTCTTCACAGACAAACTTTACGATGAGATAAAACCAGAGATGGATGCCCCTGAAGAGGAATTCCTGAATACTGAAGAACCGTGGAATTTCGATCTAAACGATAGCGAAGCCCCGCATTTTCCGTGGTCGGTTCGCTGGCACCGTGGCTTTGCGGCGCTAAAAAACCTCTACGACGGGATGGAACTGGATGAAAAAACGATCACTGCTGTTTTCGGTGATCTGATCCTGGGAGTGGGTAAGTTGGTGGACTCTTCACAGGAAATGTGAAATGAACGTAAATGACATTCGCCGCGCCATCCTCGATACCTTACCGTCAGAAACCTCTCTGAGCGGAGCCCCGCCAAAACAAGAATCAATTTATCTGCCCGTTGCTCACACCAAAGCACTCGCATTAGAAAACAGTTTAGTAGTTGGGGCGCGTGGTGTTGGCAAGAGTTTTTGGTGGTCTGCTCTCCAAGATGAAAAAATTCGTCGCACTTTGGAACCTTACCAACGGGATTTATCAAAATTATTCCTAGTTAGTGCCGGTCATGGCGAAAAACCAAATATCCAATCGTATCCTGATATGCAAACGTTGGATAAGTTGCTCGAAACGGAGCATGATCCGCTCCAAGTATGGCGAGCTGTCACAGTCCGCTGGCTGGGTAGTTTGGTACAGGAGTCGTTCCCTACTGATTCTTGGGAAACCACTGTACATTGGGTCAAGGACAATCCTGAACATTTTGCGAAAATAGTTGAGCGTTCGAATACTCTCTTGAAAGATAAGGGACAGCACGCTTTACTTTTATTTGATGCCTTAGATCGAACCAGCCACGATTGGCGTACGATGGATCGAATAGTGCGTGATCTGTTGCACTTTTTACTCTATCTCAAGCCGTTTGATCACATCCATGCAAAAGTTTTCTTGCGTGAAGACCAATTTGAAGGACGCAAAGTGCGAGATTTCCCTGATGCTTCAAAGCTGCTGGCAACGCGTGTTGAGTTAACCTGGGGGAGCATAGACCTTCATGGTTTGCTCTGGCAGCATCTGATCAATGGTCAAGGCAGAGATGGAGAAATTTTACGCACAATATTTCAAGAGGGTTCCGGTCTTAAAATCACTCAAGATGATGGTGTATTCAAACTCCCCGAGGCAATGCGTCGTGATGAGAAAATTCAGCGCAGCGTATTTATTAAGCTAGCCGGAGAACGGATGGGAAAAGACCCCCGACGCGGCGTGCCTTACACTTGGGTCATCAGTCACCTAGCGGATGGTTACAGACGGGTATCCCCACGCTCTTTCATTGCCGCCATTCGCAACGCAGCGGAGGATAGTCTTATGCGTTATACAGATTATGAATTTCCTTTACATCACGAAAGTATCAAACGCGGCGTGCAGAAGGCCTCCGCGATTCGGATCAATGAAGTTCAAGAAGATTATCCTTGGATCGAGCGTTTGATGAACCCGTTGAAAGGCGTAACGGTACCGTGCGAGTTCTCGATAATTGAGCAAAGGTGGAGGGATGATCAAGCGCTTGATAAAAGTAAGTATACCGAAGACCGGCTTCCCCCTGAGCGTCTTCAAGATGGACCTCAAGGTGTGAGACAAGACCTCGAATCCCTGGGTATTTTTGAGCGTGTGAAAGATGACCGAGTCAATATGCCAGATCTATATCGGGTTGGGTTCAGGCTTGGGCGTCGCGGGGGTGTTAAGCCAGTGCCCAAAGGGTGATCATGGTGCGAAGATACGCCCATTCAAATCTGAAGTGCACTAAGCTCTGACTGACCCAAGGAGGTTAGACTTGTGCCAAATGCTTCCTGGATAGCGTTGGCTTAGGGCGCAAGGGGAGTCTTCGTGACCCCAGCCTCAGCCAAATGACAGGCAGGACAACATTTCCAGCGCTTGAAGCTGGCAGGGTGGGCTTTGAGCGTGCAGCCCGGACAGGAGGGCCATTGGGCTTGCCGCCAGTGGACCACTTGAATGACTTGGGCAAGGCGTTCCTGAGGATCGTCGGTGGCGGGCCAGTGAAAGGGCATGGCTTCGACTTTAGCAGCGACGGAGGCTGTGATCGGGGTCGGGGGGGGCGTGTGCCAACCCGTGGGGGCGAAGCGGATGTCTTTGAGGCGCAGATCAGGCAAGTGGGCGAGGAGCCTATCCTTGAGGGCTTGACGTTGGAGGGTCAACTGTTGCGCCCAAACCGGGCTGGAGGTGGCAACCCACAACTGTCCATCGCTGAGGCGTTGGGGGCGGGCGTGGGGTGTGACCAGAGGACCCGCGACCTGACTCCAGATCTCCAAGATCGCCAGGAATTGTTGGGTTTTGCGCCAATCCTGGGTCTGTTGCAGCTTTTGAAGGACGTTGTTCACAGATTCAGGACGTGCCATCTCAGCCGAACCTCTGCTGGTGCCAGTCCCAAGCTGTTTGGAGGACCACTTCCAGTTGTGCGTATTGAGGCGTCCAGTGCAAAAGATCGCGGACGCGCTGGCTGCTGCCCACCAAGATGGCTGGGTCACCGGGGCGGCGTTCTCCCAATTGGACAGAGATCGGACGTCCGGTGACTTTCTGGGCTGCGGCAATCACCTCTTGGACCGAGAAACCATTGCCGTTACCGAGGTTTAAGCATTGGCTCGCTCCTCCGTCCAGCAAGTATTGCAGCCCCAAAACGTGGGCTTGAGCTAGGTCGTTCACGTGAATATAGTCGCGGATGCAGGTACCATCCAGGGTGTCGTAGTCCGTACCGAAGACTGTGATATGGGGACGGCGGCCCAAAGCGACATCAAGAACCAGGGGGATGAGGTGGGTCTCCGGGTTGTGGTCCTCCCCAATCCCACCCGCCGGGTCCGCCCCTGCCGCATTGAAGTAGCGCAGGGCGATGAAATTGAGGCCCAAAGCTTGGTGGGTGTCCTGGAGGATCCGCTCCACCATCAACTTACTGCTCCCGTAGGGGTTGATCGGATTTTGGGGGTGGTCCTCGGGGATAGGGAGCGTCTGCGGCTCTCCATAGGTGGCGCAAGTCGAGGAGAAAATAATATTTTTCACCCCTGCCTCGGTCATCGCCTCCAGCAGATTGATCGTCGAGGAGACATTGTTGCGGTAGTACTTAAGGGGCTGTTGGACCGATTCGCCGACATAGGCATAGGCTGCGAAGTGGATCACCCCAGCAAACGCATGACGGCTGAAAAGGTCTGTGAGTAACGCGCGGTCTGCCAGATCTCCTACCACCAATTCCGTGCTGGGCACAAATTCCGGGTGACCGTAAACCAAGTTATCGAAGACGATAGTCTCAAAGCCTGCTCGCTTGAGGGCTCGGACGGTGTGAGCGCCGATGTAGCCCGCTCCCCCGGTAACCAGGACTTTCATGAGCGGCGGGCCTCCCGATAAAGGGTGTAGCCTGCCATCATCAGGGTGATGTTACCCAAGAGGGTCGTCCCCGCCTGGACATTCCCCAACCACTGGAGGGCAGGGTCATTGTCGAAGTAATGCCAGGTCACGACCGCCATCGCCCCAATCAAGGCCGGGAGCATCGCCCAAGCCAGATTTTGCCAGACCGGATTCCCTGTGCGCTCGCCATAGCGCCAGATGAGCGCAATCGCCAAAATCCATTCCAGGATGCTGGAAATATGGATGATCCAGGTAGGTAACGAGAGCGCGTGCATGCAGTTTTTCCTCTGAAGCGGTGAGCAGCCACAAGTACGCGGGGGCACGGTTTGAGCCTAAAGGAGCTTAACGGCGCAGAGCCACCGGAGCATCCAGCCGAATGTTAAGCGGTTGGTCCGGTCGGAGCACCACCACGCGCGGAGCCGTGACGTTCCCGATAATCGTGCTCGCGGCGGCACCGCCCAATAGCCCGCCCAGACTCACCCCTCCAGTCAGGAGGCCCAACAAGGCTCCCGCCCCTGCACCAATGGCGGCGTCCCCGGCAATGGCTCCGGCGCTGTACTCTCGGGGGTCTTTTTCATCGGGCAAGAGATCAGAACTGGCCTGAATCGAATAGTATTGCCCCCGAACAACCACCGCATCTGCCATAAATTTCAACCCGCCTCGAGTCGGCACAAAGCGGCCCCGGACCTCTGATCCGCGAGGAATACCAATTTGGTTATTGGAGTCATAGATGTCGTTGCTGATGAAGAGGGAA encodes:
- a CDS encoding DUF5131 family protein → MAEKSSIEWTDATWNPVTGCTKVSPGCANCYADRMAKRLQLMGNASYTHGFELTLQEKALELPLKWKKPQTIFVNSMSDLFHEKVELAYIQRVFEVMNHANWHTYQVLTKRSERLLALSSDLNWMPHIWMGVSVETSRYTYRIDHLRQTGAHIKFLSLEPLLGPLPNLDLTDINWAIVGGESGPGARPMEEAWVIDIQKQCEAVAVDFFFKQWGGVNKKKTGRELMGQTWNERPSTTQLAIL
- a CDS encoding Uma2 family endonuclease, with protein sequence MTTLTAQPSSTEAPGSRVILEGISWRTYLTLLEELGDHRASRLVYDNGILEITMPTGLHEIIARLLDHMITALADELDVIIQFYGCTTLNREDLAKGVEPDCCYYIQNLRGPGSRSLDLLTDPPPDLAVEVDFTSSSSHKMSVYLSLGVPEVWQYTQQRGVVIFQLKEKGYVACEYSPSFPLVSGVVLTEFLNRVVTEQGDNLIIRAFRQWVREQHSPQK
- a CDS encoding tyrosine-protein kinase family protein, which gives rise to MTVPNTTFDGILPTLTAIFERHREASKKLGRILINRDLNGRIRLILDEKYEHDQSGGQEAKTLAQEIALKLGPHAFPAEQSLLFEPDFDQVFEREITFPLEEFDHIFVVDRLATESNWSTIEPLSENCPRIVFYSIKGGVGRSTALAISAWAMAEQGKKVLVLDLDLESPGLSSALLPEDRRPTYGITDWLVEDLVDNGDVIFQDMVATSNLSRQGEIWVVPAYGTDPGEYISKLSRVWMPKFKNDGAKEPWFKRLARLIGSLELRLKPDVVLIDSRAGIDEIASTIVTDLGASLILMFAINGSQTWSGYHILFEHWRKTGGVRNLRKQLQIVAAMVPEVGATGYFTSLGENAWNLFTDKLYDEIKPEMDAPEEEFLNTEEPWNFDLNDSEAPHFPWSVRWHRGFAALKNLYDGMELDEKTITAVFGDLILGVGKLVDSSQEM
- a CDS encoding DciA family protein, producing the protein MARPESVNNVLQKLQQTQDWRKTQQFLAILEIWSQVAGPLVTPHARPQRLSDGQLWVATSSPVWAQQLTLQRQALKDRLLAHLPDLRLKDIRFAPTGWHTPPPTPITASVAAKVEAMPFHWPATDDPQERLAQVIQVVHWRQAQWPSCPGCTLKAHPASFKRWKCCPACHLAEAGVTKTPLAP
- the galE gene encoding UDP-glucose 4-epimerase GalE; this encodes MKVLVTGGAGYIGAHTVRALKRAGFETIVFDNLVYGHPEFVPSTELVVGDLADRALLTDLFSRHAFAGVIHFAAYAYVGESVQQPLKYYRNNVSSTINLLEAMTEAGVKNIIFSSTCATYGEPQTLPIPEDHPQNPINPYGSSKLMVERILQDTHQALGLNFIALRYFNAAGADPAGGIGEDHNPETHLIPLVLDVALGRRPHITVFGTDYDTLDGTCIRDYIHVNDLAQAHVLGLQYLLDGGASQCLNLGNGNGFSVQEVIAAAQKVTGRPISVQLGERRPGDPAILVGSSQRVRDLLHWTPQYAQLEVVLQTAWDWHQQRFG
- a CDS encoding DUF2499 domain-containing protein, with product MHALSLPTWIIHISSILEWILAIALIWRYGERTGNPVWQNLAWAMLPALIGAMAVVTWHYFDNDPALQWLGNVQAGTTLLGNITLMMAGYTLYREARRS